From the genome of Numenius arquata chromosome 18, bNumArq3.hap1.1, whole genome shotgun sequence:
GGGGAAGAGATGGGGCTGGTCTCCCTTCGCTTTACTGCCCAGAGCGGCGCTGAACACCCACGTCCCCTCCTTACACCAGAAATCACTGAGATGGTTTGGCCGGAGGATGGACCGGCTTCAGATCCTGCCTcgggggggtgagggtggtgtTTCCCCGTGTCTCACAGGGAGCAGCCAAGAAGGAGGAATCACAACCCCCTCGGCTTCTCGACTGTGCCCATCGCCAGCACATTGCCCCAACACCCTTTGCCAATGCAGCCTGCGCTTTGCCACCCGCTCTGCAGTACAAGACGGAAGCGAGCTGCAAGTCTGGTGTACAAACAAGCTGAAAGatcaaaaaagaatataaaaaaaaaatatactggggGGGCTCATTTCCCTATTAGGGATgtgcagagagagaagaggaaaaaaaaaaaaaaggaatgcaacTGGAAATGCAACTCCAGTTCCCTATTGCTTCGGAGGCTGCTCACGTGGATGGGGGCGAGCATCGCGGGGGAAAGCCCGGCGTGGGTCGGACCCGTCTCGTGGCACTGCTGGCGGGGTGCGATGGCACAGGGGACACCACCTGCCTGTCTGGGGGACATCGGGGGTTTGGATGGGAGCTGTGCAAAGCCGGTCGCCCGCTGAGCCCAGGATGCGAGGTAGCGGAGGAGTGACCTGCCCAGCAAGGAGTGTTTCCAGATTATTTGGTGTTGGACAGGCTGGTGGGGGAGGAGAAGCTTTCCTTGGCAGAAGGGGGACTTAAAGCCCAGGGGAGGCAGCACCCGGCACCCTGGGGGGCTGTAAGGGCCAGGATgggatcttaatttttttttttcccctttcttactTTCATCCAGAAATTCTCCCTGGAAATCTGACCCAATGGAGCCAAAAGAGAGCCCATGTATCCTGGTCTCTTTCCAGAAGCTGCTCTACCCTCCAAGGGGAGAAACCCCAGCTCCACCAGGAGGAAAATGGGCCTCCCAGCTCCACCGTGTCCCAAGGATGGAGCCACCTCTGTCACATCAGGACACTGGTGCTGGACAATTTTCTTCCAAGGGGCAGGTGATGGCAGGCAACAGCAGGCATCACCCCTGCAATGCCAGGGCGGGAGCTGTCAAGGATGGACCCAACAGCGGACCTCTGGGCACCATCCAAGGTGGCTCCTCCACCCCCTGATGCCACTCAGTATTTCAGGCACAGCGGAGACACAACACCCCCCGGGACAACTTTGTCCCTGAGCACCAGGGGCTCAGGGAGAGCTCAGGGGTTTATCCAAGGTCCTCCCTCACCCCTCACTACCTCCAGGTAGCCCAGCCACACACCCATTCCGACCCACCGATGGCCACCGCATCACCCTGCCCAGCACCGCCCAAGGTGCAGTGTCCCCAGATGTCACCGCAGGGTGCCAGCGCTGGTGGGGAAGCAAACCCCGAGGTGCCTCTGGCACAGCTCCTACCGCAGCATCACCCCACAGAGAACAATGATGCTGGCGCTCGCCAGGGAGTCGTGGTCCCCAAGGACGGGCACAGCCGGGGGGTCCGTCAGGGCAAGGGGAGGGCTCACATGATGGTGCATCGGTTCCTGCGCAGGGCGCCCTGGAAGCGGATGGTGGTGTGGACGTGCTTGCAGCGGGCACAGCCCACGCTCTTCAGGAGCTCGCTGAAGAGCAGCAGGATGTGCCAGTTGTACTTGGCCGAGCACTCGATGTAGCCACACTTCCACGTCTTCTTCACCAGGTTGGAGACGTTCCAGCGTGGGATCACCCGGCCCCGCTGCAGGTCCCGCTTGTTGCCCACAATGATGATGGGTGTCTCCGAAGTGCCGATGACCCTGGGAAGGAAGGGCAGTGAGGGAGGACAGAACGGGACAGGGCACAGCGCATGGATGGACCTGCCCATGGACCCCAGCCTATCCCAAACTGGCTCTTGGCTTTGACTTGCCAAAAAGGACGCACCTCCTCTTGATCTGTCCTCTTGTCCCTCTTGGTGGCCAGCCACCCGCTGTGCCAGCCCCAGTTGCTTCCCCAGGGATGGCTGCCCTCGCCCACAGGGGGTACCTGCCTGGggtcctgctccttctcctgccctcaagtccagttttgcttttgttcttgggctcccagccctgcaaagGGGCTTTACCCCATTCTCTAATATCTCATCTCTGATGTGAAGAGCAGGGGGGCACTGGGGCAAGCTGTACCACCCCACTGGGAGCCTCACGGGATGTGCCCGCCAGCAAAGTGGTCCCTACCTCGTTTCCAGGATCTGCTGGCGGATGGTTTTGATGTACTCGAAGCTGTCAAAGCAACAGATGTCATAGACCAGGATGTAGGCATGGACGCTCCGGAGCCCCCTGCAACACACGTCCGCCCACTCCTGCAAGGTGCAGAGAGGGATCAATCCTGGTTCAGCCCCCCCGCCGTGCCCGGGGGATGCCCCGCACTGTTTCAGGGCCGGGCACGCTGAGGATGCTGCTACACCAGTGGGTAGCAAGGGGGCTGCAGGCTCTCCAGCCCTGACACCCAGCACCCAGctcacctctgctctgccccaagCCGGGATGCCCCAAGCCATCCCTGCGACTGCTGTGAGTACCCCCTGCAGCCCTTCAGCCACCTCCCCCCCAGTCTCCAGAGATCTCTTATCCCCCCTTGTTAATCCAGCGGAGAGATAACGGGATTTGTCAGGCCCAATTCCTCTCTTGAGGGAGGATTACAGCCTGCCTAATACACAGCAGCCCGGGGGAGAGCCGGGAGCGGGGCTGAAtgcaaccccctgccctggatgtAAAAACTTCAACGTCCAGAGCTACTAATTAGATGTGTTAATTAGTGACGCACCCTGGTTTTCGGGCAGGGTGGGTGAGGAGGATGCTGAGGGTTGAGCGGGACTCAGCCCAGCCCTGGTTCCATGGGGCTGGAGGTGATGGACCAGCAGCtccatggggcagagggggaaggtgacagcagagctctttggaggggacgtggggacgggaGAGAAGCTGCTCGGGAGAGGGTTCTGCGAGAGCGAGATAGGGAGCTGTCAGGGGTGGCCTCTCCACAGCCAAAATTTGGAGCTGTAAGAAATAGATGTTGTTAGAAAAGCTTTGGGATTCCAGGaataccaagatttttttttttccccatgctgtaGGAGTGAAAATCCATCCCACTTCCAGCcactctcccagcccagcagtgGTACTGAGGCTGCAGTGACACAGGGAATGGCAGCCCATGCAGGCAGCACCACAAACCCCCCAGAGTGCCACTGGAGAGGAGAAAGATGCACCAAGGAGGAAAGGCATCACTTCTCCCCCAGCAAACCTCTTCAGTACCATGAATCATCCCTTTCTGAGTTTGTCAGTGGAATGAGGCAAAAGGAGACCACCTAGGACGGAAGAAAACTGGGAAAAGGAAAGTTCTGGGGTGCGGGTTGGTCTCCTTTGCAgacagggaaggagctgggagtgAGTGGTATGACACAGCCCCTTGCCAGTCCGTGGAGGGGAGGGGATGATGTGCTGCTCCTCGGTGTCAGAGCTGCAGGCGGATGAAGCAGCAGCATCTCAGGTTACTCTGAGTCCTGGTACAGCCGGGAGATAAATTAATTGCCACTATTTCACCACGCTGGGGTGCAGCTTGCCGTGGCACCGTGACATCAGGATGGTTTTCCCCACACGGTGCAGGTTTCCTGGGATGCTCGGGTCTGGAGGAAGGTCGTGCTGTGCATCCCACCTGACCCCATGTGGGAGTGGGACATCATAGAGCTGCCAGCCCCTGCTGCTCCCCCAGGACATCGCCGCAAGGATGCTGCTCCCAGGCACGGAGCAGAGCCCAGTGATGcttcccaggggacagagccgtATCCCCCACTACAGTACTCTCCTTTCCCCTCGGAGCCATCCCTCTGGCCATCCTCTCTTCCCTGGAAACCTCCATCTGTTCCCACCGGCCGCCTCTTCTTGAGCACAGCGAGGCAGGGAGTTAATCGAGTATGTTAGCGTCAGCTGCCGTGTCAATAAATTACCCTTTGCTATTTCGGGCTGCCTCTCGCACTGACCTTTCGTTCTCTGCACACGTTGATTAATTTTTAAACCTCCTCCTCGCCCCCAGAGCGCTCACTTCACCTCCTGCCCGACGGCCCAGGGGACACACGGAGCGCTACAAGGCCCCTATAACCCTGTCCCTGTGGGACATGGAAGCAATATAATTATATTGATTAAAAATGTAAGAGCCCAGCCTCAGGGAGGTGCTGCCATGGGACACATTCCCCTCCAATGTGGCTGTGGCCATGGCTGGGCACCTCTGGCTCCTGTGCGGTGGTGGCACAACTTGTGCCCCTGGGATGGAGCCACTGCACAAGCTTAAAATCCTCTTTTTCCCCGTTAAACCCCCCTGAAGCAGTCGGTGCTGATGGCAAGACTTTCCAACCCCACGCTGCCTTTTGGGGATGTTTTGGAAGCACCTGAGAGTGCTGCAGGGTGAGGATACGGTGGGCTCAGCACCCCAGGGACAAGCACAGGTGATGCTGGGGAAGGTGATGGCCACCCAGGGAGGGGACGAGCAGCCCCACTCCGCCTGGACAGCCCCGGACATCAGGGGCTGTCTCTCCAGGAACCCCTGTTTTTCACCCGAATGCTTTGGCTACGGTCCCCCAGCCCTTTTCTGGCCCCAGCTTTAACAGTGATGGAACCAAATCCCAGTGCTCTGGGATGCACCACCCAGCTGGACAGATCTGTGGGCGTCACTGGAACCCTAGTCCTCGAAGTGGGACACCGTCCCTCTCGTGTTTGCCATCATTTTAggtgaaaaagctttaaaagataCTTTATCCTGGGCCTGCTCAGCCGGTACCATGAGGATGTGATCTCTCACACCAGCTTTTAGCAAGCAAACCCTGATGTGGAAGGAGAAGCATCCTGAGAAGAGGGGGAACCGGGACCCCACAGGGTTATACAGCGAAACCCCACCGCCGTCACTGGAGACCTCCAACGTGGGGGTCCCATCACACCAAGCTGGGTGCACCCCTACCTGCAGGGTGTTGACGGGGAAGGCGGTGATGGGGGGAAAGTCCATGATCTGCAGGTCGTGGACGTGGCCGTTCATGACGACGGCGGGCAGGTAGACGCGGCGAGCTGTGGTGGGCACGCAGACCTCGCTGAACTCGTTGTAGAGGAACTGCCGGACTATGGCGCTCTTGCCCACGCCCTGGGCTCCCAGCACGGCGATCTTGAACGTTGCCACCATGCCGTCGCACGCCGGccgctgccctgctgctgcccccgcGGCGCCGAGGCTGCATATTCCCGCGCAGGGGGCCTCAGCCCCATTCAGGATGCATTTCCCCTCCGGGACAGCCCGTCACTGCAAGGCCAAGGAGAAGCTGGTCAGATCCTGGAGACACCCCGGCAGACCCCACTATtacttcaggaaatatttttccaagcagGAGCCCATGGAAAAAGGTTATGTTTGTCCTCAGGGAGCATTCCAGAGGGCTGGCAGACATCCCCAGCAGGGACCTCAGCACTGCGAGACCCCGGGATGACCCTGAGAGGCTTCTACCCTGCAGAGCCTAGGATTTGACCAAACTTCATCCCAGGAAGGTTCTCACAGGCACATTCAGCCCTTTGGGTACCAGAGCAAGGAAACATCCAGGAAAGGGACTGTCTGCAGCTCTGGGTTTGCCCGGCCCCGGCAGCAGCGGggtcccaggctgtgctggggactTGTTCCGTAGCACCGACAGGGACTGTCACCAGCTGCTCCATTCCGGTGCTGCCCCAAGCCAGGAAATCCATCTTTCCTCCGCTTGGACAGCCAGAATTGCCTtttcctggggtgggggtggggggaggtgggggggggtggggagttgCTCTGTGCCTGTGAGCGACAGctttaatgtttaatttcaggCTTTGAGCGGTTTGGCAATTAACTTGATGGAGGCTAATTTCCAAGCCAGCTGATGGGGTGAGCCCACAAGCTGCCGGCACATGTGGTGAGGCCAGAGGGGCCCCAGGCCAGGGCCATGCGtgcagggggacacggggtgatAACCCACGCACAAGGATATGGGAGCCGAGTCCAAGGAGCCCAAACACCCCCTGGCAGAGGGGTCCTGACTGGGAGCTGCGATGGAAACAGCAAGGGCGATGGGCTGGGTCCCACTTCTGCTCACTCCCACTGCTAGGCAATGGCTTGTGCTTTATCCCAAAGTGTAGATGCTTTTACCAATTTGTGATGCTCTGGTCCGTTTTCCCTGAAAACCATCCCCAAAGCACAGGGTAGTGCTCCCTGAGCTGGCGGAAAGTGGCAAGTTCAAACCACCCTGTCCCGCCTGCTTTCACGGGGGTTATTTGCCCCAAGAACAGCTCGGCCTTGGAggtccctgctgctggatgctgtgGAGGCCGGGCTTCACACAGTCTCCCAGGCTGGCCCATGGCTCACACCGTCCTCATCCTCCTCACACTGGGGCTGGGGGCCTTCAGCAAGGCCTGATCTGGCCCCAAGGGCAGCAGGGCCGGCTTGTGGCCAGGACTGAGGGACACAGGACCATCCCCTGGGGTGCTGACTACCCCTGGGGACCTGCttgccccagccccggcagcaggAGCGTTTCTGCCCCACACACAGGGAAACGGGGGGGTGCAGGAGCCCCCACACCTAGTCCTCCCTGGGCCTTTCTCCACCAGCAGCAAGCACTGTCATCACAAGTCCCAGGGGCcactctgctgcagggacaacccTGTCCCCCCAAACCCTTCTTCCTCGCagaaacaaccccagctcctctgtggggctggaaggtgatggagcaacaCAGCCAGAGACCCAGCACCCGTGGGGCTCCCCTGAACTGCGGAGCGGGCTGAGCCCTGCCGTGTCACCCCAAAAACCCAGTCCCCCTCCAGGCCGGCACACAAGGACCATGCACGAGCCCGAGAAAGCGGGCT
Proteins encoded in this window:
- the RASL10B gene encoding ras-like protein family member 10B, translating into MVATFKIAVLGAQGVGKSAIVRQFLYNEFSEVCVPTTARRVYLPAVVMNGHVHDLQIMDFPPITAFPVNTLQEWADVCCRGLRSVHAYILVYDICCFDSFEYIKTIRQQILETRVIGTSETPIIIVGNKRDLQRGRVIPRWNVSNLVKKTWKCGYIECSAKYNWHILLLFSELLKSVGCARCKHVHTTIRFQGALRRNRCTIM